Proteins encoded in a region of the Ancylobacter sp. SL191 genome:
- a CDS encoding DUF6644 family protein: METQDGFLGVLAGWPGARALHASWVAYLLVNAAHILGLALLIGPILTLDARLLGLWRGLPLTVLTPLLTRVAAGGLGLALLSGVWLFTVRPADYLANPAFLTKLGLLALAIANIALQHRQAGWQAVRAGAEPGTAVRVCAALSTLLWIAVLVAGRWIGFA; the protein is encoded by the coding sequence GTGGAGACGCAAGACGGCTTCCTCGGGGTACTCGCCGGCTGGCCCGGCGCGAGGGCGCTGCATGCGTCCTGGGTGGCCTATCTGCTGGTCAATGCCGCGCATATCCTCGGGCTGGCGCTGCTGATCGGGCCGATCCTGACGCTTGATGCGCGGCTTCTGGGGCTATGGCGCGGCTTGCCGCTGACGGTTCTGACGCCGCTGCTCACCCGCGTCGCCGCCGGCGGGCTGGGGCTGGCGCTGCTCTCCGGCGTCTGGCTGTTCACGGTCCGCCCGGCGGACTATCTCGCTAATCCGGCCTTTCTCACCAAGCTCGGCCTGCTCGCTCTCGCCATCGCCAATATCGCGCTCCAGCACAGGCAGGCGGGCTGGCAGGCGGTACGCGCGGGTGCCGAACCCGGCACGGCTGTGCGAGTTTGCGCCGCCCTCTCCACCCTGCTTTGGATCGCGGTCCTGGTCGCCGGGCGCTGGATCGGCTTCGCCTGA
- a CDS encoding NAD(P)-dependent oxidoreductase has product MSKDSVLFIGAGRMGGLMAARLADHGVRLAVVDLAEEALAPFRARGIPVATAAANLPGDVVITMLPTDRHVREALLGPQGALSGAPRSLVVDMSTAAPASIVALADELAPSGIAVVDAPVSGGMAGARAGTLTAMCGGTPEGFARVQPLLALMCGEVVRVGPVGSGHVLKALNNYLSAATLWTATEALIIGQRLGLDPPVMLKVWSAGSGKSHATEVKLPNHVLTGTYDFGQTLELFCKDISIAVDLAARAKTETPALEALLATWSAARDALGGQEDITAIARMIGASARGAGSMFDTEEGGS; this is encoded by the coding sequence ATGAGCAAGGATAGCGTGCTCTTCATCGGCGCCGGCCGCATGGGCGGGCTGATGGCGGCGCGGCTGGCCGATCACGGTGTGCGGCTGGCGGTGGTGGACCTTGCCGAGGAGGCGCTGGCGCCATTCCGCGCGCGGGGCATCCCGGTCGCGACCGCGGCGGCGAACCTGCCCGGCGATGTTGTCATCACCATGCTGCCGACCGACCGCCATGTGCGCGAGGCGCTGCTGGGCCCGCAGGGTGCTCTCTCCGGGGCGCCGCGTTCCCTTGTGGTGGATATGTCCACCGCCGCCCCCGCCAGCATCGTCGCGCTTGCCGACGAACTGGCGCCGAGCGGCATCGCCGTCGTCGACGCACCGGTGAGCGGCGGCATGGCGGGAGCCCGCGCCGGCACGCTCACCGCCATGTGCGGCGGCACGCCGGAAGGCTTTGCCCGCGTGCAGCCGCTGCTGGCGCTCATGTGCGGGGAGGTGGTGCGGGTCGGGCCGGTCGGCTCCGGCCATGTGCTGAAGGCGCTGAACAACTACCTCTCCGCGGCGACGCTGTGGACCGCGACGGAGGCGCTCATCATCGGCCAGCGGCTCGGGCTCGATCCGCCGGTCATGCTCAAGGTCTGGAGCGCCGGTTCCGGCAAGAGCCATGCGACTGAGGTGAAGCTGCCCAACCATGTGCTGACCGGCACCTATGATTTCGGCCAGACGCTGGAGCTGTTCTGCAAGGACATTTCCATCGCCGTCGATCTCGCCGCGCGGGCGAAGACGGAGACCCCGGCGCTGGAGGCGCTGCTCGCGACATGGTCCGCCGCGCGTGACGCGCTGGGCGGGCAGGAGGATATCACCGCCATTGCCCGCATGATCGGCGCCAGCGCGCGCGGCGCCGGCTCAATGTTCGACACGGAGGAGGGCGGGAGCTGA
- a CDS encoding enoyl-CoA hydratase/isomerase family protein — protein sequence MKIEAHGDGIYGVTFTHTADGNHISSAQLAQFAAALDEVLAKPDLTSVVLAGEGEHFCAGRVGLRGLTSAADVRDDLGLILEVNARLRTSPVPFIAAVEGKALGFGCGFTTQCDIAIAAEDAVFALPEMSHGLPPLIVLSYFAKFVPFKRAFELALTSRHFGAAEAKEIGILTEVVPRGTALARAIEFARTIAALDGESVRLLRAFSRRVAGLSDETEARNAVATMAISLAARAH from the coding sequence ATGAAGATCGAGGCGCATGGCGACGGCATTTACGGCGTCACCTTCACCCACACGGCGGACGGCAACCACATCTCCTCCGCCCAGCTCGCGCAGTTCGCGGCCGCGCTGGACGAGGTGCTGGCCAAGCCCGATCTCACCAGCGTGGTGCTGGCGGGTGAGGGCGAGCATTTCTGCGCCGGCCGCGTCGGCCTGCGCGGCCTCACCTCGGCGGCGGATGTGCGCGATGATCTGGGCCTTATCCTCGAAGTGAACGCCCGGCTGCGCACCTCGCCCGTGCCTTTCATCGCGGCGGTGGAGGGCAAGGCGCTCGGCTTCGGCTGCGGCTTCACCACCCAGTGCGACATCGCCATCGCCGCTGAGGATGCGGTGTTCGCCCTGCCGGAAATGTCGCACGGGCTGCCGCCGCTGATCGTGCTGTCCTATTTCGCCAAATTCGTGCCGTTCAAGCGCGCCTTCGAACTGGCGCTGACCAGCCGGCATTTCGGCGCGGCGGAAGCGAAGGAAATCGGCATCCTGACCGAGGTGGTGCCGCGCGGCACTGCGCTCGCCCGCGCCATCGAGTTCGCCCGCACCATCGCGGCGCTGGATGGCGAATCCGTGCGCCTGCTGCGCGCCTTCTCGCGCCGGGTCGCCGGCCTGTCGGACGAGACGGAAGCGCGCAACGCGGTGGCCACCATGGCGATCTCGCTGGCGGCACGCGCGCATTGA
- the gyrB gene encoding DNA topoisomerase (ATP-hydrolyzing) subunit B, which translates to MADSDNAASPNSDGEEYGAQSIQVLRGLDAVRKRPGMYIGDTDDGSGLHHMVYEVVDNAIDEALAGYADKVTVTLNADGSVTVTDNGRGIPTDIHSEEGVSAAQVIMTQLHAGGKFNQNSYKVSGGLHGVGVSVVNALSTTLDLTIWRNGLEHHIRFRNGDAEAPLAVKGPAPEGQRGTMVTFVPSPLTFTHIEFDYATLEHRLRELAFLNSGVHIVLTDARHAEVKREEMVYEGGVEAFVQYLDRSKQALLPKPIVIRAEKDGITVECALSWNDSYHENVLCFTNNIPQRDRGTHFTGFAAALTRQIIGYSERSGIAKKEKVDPTGEDCREGLTAVLSVKVPDPKFSSQTKDKLVSSEVRPVVEALVNEALSSWLEEHPGESKALVTKVVEAAAAREAARKARELTRRKNPLDVASLPGKLADCQERDPAKSEIFIVEGDSAGGSAKMGRNRAFQAILPLRGKILNVERARFDKMLSSDQIGTLITALGTGIGRDDFNVDKLRYHKIIIMTDADVDGSHIRTLLLTFFFRQMPELLERGHIYIAQPPLYKVTRGKSEQYLKDERSLEDYLITQGLEDASLVLASGEVRAGGDLHHVLESTRSFRNVMNGLHPRYNRAVVEQAAIAGAFAPGLLIDEERAAEVATIVAKRLDGVADDTERGWTGTADAGGFTFSRVVRGVKEVAVLDATLVGSAEARRLDALAADLQEVHAEPATLRRKAAEALVHGPMDLFDAVTDAGRKGIALQRYKGLGEMNAEQLWETTLDVNARSLLQVKVKEVADADDLFNRLMGDVVEPRREFIQENALRASVDV; encoded by the coding sequence ATGGCCGATTCCGACAACGCCGCCTCCCCGAACTCCGACGGGGAAGAGTATGGCGCGCAGTCGATCCAGGTGCTGCGCGGCCTCGACGCCGTGCGCAAGCGGCCGGGCATGTATATCGGCGACACCGATGACGGCTCGGGTCTGCACCACATGGTCTATGAGGTCGTCGACAACGCCATCGACGAGGCGCTGGCCGGCTATGCCGACAAGGTCACGGTCACGCTGAACGCCGACGGCTCCGTCACCGTCACCGACAATGGCCGCGGTATCCCGACCGACATCCATTCCGAGGAAGGCGTCTCGGCGGCGCAGGTCATCATGACCCAGCTCCATGCCGGCGGTAAGTTCAACCAGAACTCCTACAAGGTCTCCGGCGGCCTGCACGGCGTCGGCGTCTCAGTGGTCAACGCGCTCTCCACCACGCTCGACCTGACCATCTGGCGCAACGGGCTTGAGCACCACATACGCTTTCGCAACGGCGATGCCGAAGCGCCGCTGGCGGTGAAGGGTCCGGCGCCGGAAGGCCAGCGCGGCACCATGGTCACCTTCGTGCCCTCGCCCCTGACCTTCACCCACATCGAATTCGACTACGCTACGCTGGAGCACCGGCTGCGCGAGCTCGCCTTCCTGAACTCCGGCGTGCACATCGTGCTGACCGATGCGCGCCACGCCGAGGTGAAGCGCGAGGAGATGGTCTATGAGGGCGGCGTCGAGGCCTTCGTGCAGTATCTCGACCGCTCCAAGCAGGCCCTGCTGCCCAAGCCCATCGTGATCCGCGCCGAGAAGGACGGCATCACCGTGGAATGCGCCCTCTCGTGGAACGACAGCTACCACGAGAACGTGCTCTGCTTCACCAACAACATCCCGCAGCGCGACCGTGGCACGCACTTCACCGGCTTCGCCGCCGCCCTGACGCGCCAGATCATCGGCTATTCCGAGCGCTCGGGCATCGCCAAGAAGGAAAAGGTCGATCCGACCGGCGAGGATTGCCGCGAGGGCCTGACCGCCGTGCTCTCGGTGAAGGTGCCGGACCCGAAATTCTCCTCGCAGACCAAGGACAAGCTTGTCTCCTCGGAAGTCCGCCCGGTCGTCGAGGCGCTGGTGAATGAGGCGCTGAGCTCCTGGCTCGAAGAGCATCCCGGCGAGAGCAAGGCGCTGGTGACCAAGGTGGTGGAAGCTGCCGCCGCCCGCGAGGCCGCCCGCAAGGCCCGCGAACTCACCCGGCGCAAGAACCCGCTCGACGTCGCCTCCCTGCCCGGCAAGCTCGCCGACTGCCAGGAGCGCGACCCGGCCAAGTCCGAGATCTTCATCGTCGAGGGTGACTCGGCCGGCGGCTCCGCCAAGATGGGCCGCAACCGCGCCTTCCAGGCCATTCTGCCGCTGCGCGGCAAGATCCTGAATGTCGAGCGCGCCCGCTTCGACAAGATGCTGTCCTCGGACCAGATCGGCACGCTGATCACCGCGCTCGGCACCGGCATCGGCCGCGACGACTTCAACGTCGACAAGCTGCGCTACCACAAGATCATCATCATGACGGACGCGGACGTGGACGGCTCCCACATCCGTACCCTGCTGCTGACCTTCTTCTTCCGCCAGATGCCGGAGCTTCTGGAGCGCGGGCACATCTATATCGCCCAGCCGCCGCTCTATAAGGTCACGCGCGGCAAGTCCGAGCAGTACCTCAAGGATGAGCGCTCGCTGGAAGACTATTTGATCACCCAGGGCCTCGAGGATGCCTCGCTTGTGCTCGCCTCGGGCGAGGTGCGCGCTGGCGGCGACCTGCATCACGTGCTGGAAAGCACCCGCTCCTTCCGCAATGTGATGAACGGCCTGCACCCGCGCTACAACCGCGCCGTGGTGGAACAGGCGGCCATTGCCGGCGCCTTCGCTCCCGGCCTGCTGATCGACGAGGAGCGCGCCGCGGAAGTGGCGACCATCGTCGCCAAGCGGCTCGACGGCGTCGCCGATGACACCGAGCGCGGCTGGACCGGCACGGCGGATGCCGGCGGCTTCACCTTCTCGCGCGTGGTGCGTGGCGTGAAGGAAGTGGCGGTGCTTGACGCCACTCTGGTCGGCTCCGCCGAGGCGCGCCGGCTCGACGCCCTCGCTGCCGATCTCCAGGAAGTCCATGCCGAGCCCGCCACGCTGCGCCGCAAGGCCGCGGAGGCGCTGGTGCATGGCCCCATGGACCTGTTCGACGCCGTCACCGATGCCGGCCGCAAGGGCATCGCGCTCCAGCGCTACAAGGGCCTTGGCGAAATGAACGCCGAACAGCTGTGGGAGACGACGCTGGACGTCAACGCCCGCTCGCTGCTGCAGGTGAAGGTGAAGGAAGTGGCCGACGCCGACGACCTGTTCAACCGCCTGATGGGCGATGTGGTCGAGCCACGCCGCGAGTTCATCCAGGAGAACGCGCTGCGCGCAAGTGTTGACGTCTAG
- a CDS encoding thiamine pyrophosphate-binding protein: MTVFSASARTGARLLVDALVANGVTRAFGVPGESYLDVLDALSDTDVDFVICRQEGGAAMMAEAVGKLTGRPGICFVTRGPGSTNASAGVHIAQQDSTPMILFVGQIARSMRGREAFQEVDYRAVFGPLAKWAVEIDEAARIPEIIARAFRVAMQGRPGPVVIALPEDVLSEIAEVPDAPAVEPAETWPGLTDMMRLQKMLWAARKPLMILGGARWNPKAIASVTRFAERFDLPVAVSFRRQMLFPADHASYAGDIGFSLNPKLGARLKEADLVILAGGRFGEVPSQGYSLLGIPDPGVPLVHVHADPDELGRVYQPALAINASSSAFAAALEGVQPPNSIVWGPWRESARADYLGWTEAPPANPGAVQMATLVHYLRALPPETTICNGAGNFAIWVHRFHRFRAFGSQLAPTSGSMGYGLPAAIAAKRAQPERPVVAVCGDGDFLMTGQEFATAVQYDVPIVAVVVDNGMYGTIRMHQEREYPTRVFGTTLKNPDFAAYARAFGGFGVTVERDADFVPALDAAFASGLPAIVHVKLDPEAITPSTTLTALREKSLGERSVS; the protein is encoded by the coding sequence ATGACCGTGTTCTCCGCCTCCGCCCGCACCGGCGCCCGCCTTCTCGTCGATGCGCTCGTCGCCAATGGCGTCACCCGCGCCTTCGGCGTGCCCGGCGAGAGCTATCTCGATGTGCTCGACGCCCTCTCCGACACCGACGTCGACTTCGTCATCTGCCGGCAGGAGGGCGGCGCGGCGATGATGGCGGAAGCGGTCGGCAAGCTCACCGGCCGGCCGGGGATCTGCTTCGTCACGCGCGGGCCGGGCTCGACCAATGCCAGCGCGGGCGTCCACATCGCCCAGCAGGATTCCACGCCGATGATCCTCTTCGTCGGCCAGATCGCCCGCTCCATGCGCGGGCGCGAGGCGTTTCAGGAGGTGGATTACCGCGCCGTGTTCGGCCCGCTGGCCAAATGGGCGGTGGAGATCGACGAGGCCGCCCGCATCCCCGAGATCATCGCCCGCGCCTTCCGCGTCGCGATGCAGGGGCGCCCCGGCCCGGTGGTCATCGCCCTGCCGGAAGACGTGCTGAGCGAGATCGCGGAAGTACCGGACGCCCCCGCTGTCGAGCCGGCCGAGACCTGGCCGGGCCTCACTGACATGATGCGCCTGCAGAAGATGCTCTGGGCGGCGCGAAAGCCGCTGATGATCCTTGGCGGCGCGCGCTGGAACCCGAAGGCCATCGCCTCGGTGACGCGCTTTGCCGAGCGCTTCGACCTGCCGGTCGCGGTGTCCTTCCGCCGGCAGATGCTGTTCCCAGCCGACCATGCGTCCTATGCCGGCGATATCGGCTTCTCGCTCAACCCGAAGCTCGGCGCGCGGCTGAAGGAGGCGGACCTCGTCATCCTCGCCGGCGGACGCTTTGGCGAGGTGCCCTCGCAGGGCTACAGCCTTCTGGGCATTCCCGATCCCGGCGTGCCGCTGGTCCACGTCCATGCCGACCCGGACGAGCTGGGCCGCGTCTATCAGCCGGCGCTCGCCATCAACGCCTCGTCTTCCGCCTTCGCCGCCGCGCTGGAAGGCGTGCAGCCGCCCAACTCCATCGTCTGGGGGCCGTGGCGGGAAAGCGCACGCGCCGATTATCTCGGCTGGACCGAGGCGCCGCCTGCCAATCCCGGCGCGGTGCAGATGGCGACGCTGGTGCATTATCTGCGCGCCCTGCCGCCGGAGACGACGATCTGCAACGGCGCCGGCAATTTCGCCATCTGGGTCCATCGCTTCCACCGCTTCCGCGCCTTCGGTTCGCAACTCGCGCCGACCTCGGGCTCGATGGGCTATGGCCTGCCGGCCGCCATCGCCGCCAAGCGCGCGCAGCCGGAACGCCCGGTGGTGGCGGTATGCGGTGACGGTGATTTCCTGATGACCGGGCAGGAATTCGCCACGGCCGTGCAGTACGACGTGCCCATCGTCGCGGTGGTCGTCGACAACGGTATGTACGGCACGATCCGCATGCACCAGGAGCGCGAATACCCCACCCGCGTCTTCGGCACGACACTGAAGAACCCGGACTTCGCCGCCTATGCTCGCGCCTTTGGCGGCTTCGGCGTGACGGTGGAGCGCGACGCTGACTTCGTGCCGGCGCTCGACGCCGCCTTCGCCTCGGGGCTGCCGGCGATTGTGCATGTGAAGCTCGACCCGGAGGCGATCACGCCCTCCACCACCCTCACCGCGCTGCGCGAGAAATCGCTGGGCGAGCGCTCGGTGAGCTAA
- a CDS encoding DUF6152 family protein — protein MLRFTRPRPTHTRLAAALAAGLMLAAAPAIAHHGWSWAESEKMTLEGTITAISMAPPHPTLRVRAADGRDWQVDLGNPRQTAASGFTGESAKTGDAITVLGNRSRETNEAHMKAVRITIGDKNYVMYPERLGSN, from the coding sequence ATGCTTCGCTTCACGCGGCCCCGCCCCACTCACACCCGCCTTGCCGCCGCCCTCGCCGCCGGCCTGATGCTCGCCGCCGCGCCCGCCATCGCTCACCACGGCTGGAGCTGGGCGGAATCGGAAAAGATGACGCTGGAAGGCACGATCACCGCCATCTCCATGGCGCCGCCGCACCCCACCCTGCGCGTGCGCGCCGCCGACGGGCGGGACTGGCAGGTCGATCTCGGCAATCCCCGCCAGACCGCCGCCTCCGGCTTCACCGGTGAGAGCGCGAAGACGGGCGACGCCATCACCGTCCTCGGCAACCGGTCACGCGAGACGAATGAGGCGCATATGAAGGCGGTGCGCATCACCATCGGGGATAAGAACTACGTCATGTATCCCGAGCGTCTCGGCAGCAACTGA